In Bosea sp. PAMC 26642, the DNA window GCCAGGATATTCTTGCCGTCTCAAGTCGTGGGCGAATTCTACAATGTCCTCACCCGCAAATACCGTATGGACCTTCATCGGTCGCGTAGCATTTGTCAGGAGTGGATAGACACCTGCGTTTCGAGTGCAGCAACCGAAGGGACGTTCGCGCATGCGATCGACCTCGCCACCGAGGCCGGCTTGCAAATATGGGATGCCGTGATCCTCGCGACAGCAGCCGACGCACATTGTACGGCGCTCCTGTCCGAGGACATGCAGCACGGCTTCGTCCATCGCGGGGTCACCGTGATC includes these proteins:
- a CDS encoding PIN domain-containing protein, which codes for MLVAFDTNILVYAEGLNDPQRETRAKEIRAKLGGARIFLPSQVVGEFYNVLTRKYRMDLHRSRSICQEWIDTCVSSAATEGTFAHAIDLATEAGLQIWDAVILATAADAHCTALLSEDMQHGFVHRGVTVINPFAGPMHPLLTDALRHLR